In Raphanus sativus cultivar WK10039 chromosome 5, ASM80110v3, whole genome shotgun sequence, the following proteins share a genomic window:
- the LOC108857107 gene encoding GDSL esterase/lipase LTL1 gives METNYSPLGFLISLFIVVTFLAPQVKSRAFYVFGDSLVDNGNNDYLVTTARADNYPYGIDYPTRRPTGRFSNGLNIPDIISEAIGMPSTLPYLSPQLTGENLLVGANFASAGIGILNDTGIQFVNIIRISKQFEYFQQYQQRVSALIGPEATQQLVNQALVLITLGGNDFVNNYYLIPFSARSRQFTLPNYVVYLISEYGKILRKLYELGARRVLVTGTGAMGCAPAELAQHSRNGECYGALQTAAALFNPQLVNLIASVNAEIGQDVFVAANAYQMNMDYLTNPEQFGFVTSKVACCGQGPYNGIGLCTPISNLCPNRDLYAFWDAFHPTEKANRIIVNQILTGSSKYMHPMNLSTVMLLDSSRI, from the exons ATGGAAACTAATTATTCTCCATTAGGGTTTCTAATTTCACTCTTCATCGTTGTTACTTTTCTTGCACCACAAGTCAAATCTAGGGCTTTCTACGTATTTGGTGACTCTCTCGTCGACAATGGAAACAACGATTACTTAGTCACCACTGCTCGTGCCGACAACTACCCATATGGTATCGATTACCCGACCCGTCGACCCACCGGACGTTTCTCAAATGGCCTCAACATCCCCGACATTATCA GTGAGGCTATAGGCATGCCGTCGACTCTGCCGTACCTTAGCCCGCAGCTCACCGGAGAAAATCTTCTCGTAGGTGCTAACTTCGCCTCCGCCGGAATTGGAATCCTCAACGACACTGGAATTCAATTT GTAAACATAATTAGAATATCTAAGCAGTTCGAATACTTCCAACAGTACCAGCAACGAGTGAGCGCATTGATCGGACCAGAAGCTACACAACAGCTAGTTAACCAAGCTCTTGTCTTAATCACACTCGGTGGAAACGATTTCGTTAACAACTATTATCTCATTCCTTTCTCTGCCCGCTCTCGCCAGTTCACGTTACCGAACTACGTTGTTTATCTCATTTCCGAATACGGAAAGATCCTTAGG AAACTCTATGAGTTGGGTGCAAGACGGGTTCTAGTAACCGGAACTGGTGCGATGGGATGTGCACCTGCGGAACTGGCTCAGCATAGTCGAAATGGCGAATGCTATGGTGCTCTACAAACAGCAGCCGCTTTGTTCAATCCGCAATTAGTTAATTTGATCGCATCAGTCAACGCTGAGATCGGTCAGGACGTTTTTGTAGCAGCCAATGCCTATCAAATGAACATGGATTATCTAACTAATCCAGAGCAATTCG GGTTTGTGACATCAAAGGTGGCATGTTGTGGACAAGGACCGTACAATGGCATAGGACTATGCACACCAATCTCGAACTTATGTCCAAACAGAGATTTATATGCGTTTTGGGATGCGTTTCATCCGACAGAGAAAGCTAATAGGATCATTGTTAATCAGATCCTCACTGGTTCCTCCAAGTATATGCACCCTATGAACCTCAGTACCGTCATGCTCTTGGATTCTTCTAGAATCTAA
- the LOC108859868 gene encoding uncharacterized protein LOC108859868 — translation MQTNYSVLHLIPIFLLSLFCLNSTLKHRQIHLISSSRMDIVIEHNPSSIKLSELGVMSWPKWSCQPGRYALVFEERETCYLVKGKVKVYPKGSSSEFVEFGAGDLVTIPKGLSCTWEVSLFIDKHYKFDPPT, via the exons atgcaGACCAACTACTCTGTCCTTCACCTTATTCCTATCTTCCTTTTATCTCTGTTCTGTTTAAATAGCACTCTGAAACATCGTCAGATTCACCTTATATCCTCTTCCAGAATGGATATCGTAATCGAACACAACCCTTCAAGCATAAAGTTATCTGAACTTGGAGTCATGTCATGGCCTAA ATGGTCTTGTCAGCCGGGGAGATATGCATTGGTGTTTGAAGAAAGAGAGACATGCTATTTGGTGAAGGGAAAGGTGAAGGTGTATCCAAAGGGTTCATCATCAGAGTTTGTAGAGTTTGGTGCAGGAGACCTTGTGACCATCCCCAAGGGACTTAGCTGCACTTGGGAAGTATCTCTTTTCATCGACAAACACTACAAGTTCGATCCTCCTACTTAA
- the LOC108861786 gene encoding probable inactive ATP-dependent zinc metalloprotease FTSHI 5, chloroplastic, with translation MDFISATSSPVFTQLSPLSLSPGLVSLNLKYRVKHRVFGSRESNKSRKIAPVRGCYGLPGVHGSFASSNHSKDGSKVVSSSTRESVIQFVSKPLVYALFCIAIGFAPVQSFQAPALAVPFLSDVIRKRKKETLIEKEVVLKSIDHEFSGYTRRLLETVSVLLKSVEKVRKGDGDVAEVGKALDAVKAEKEKLENEIMSGLYSDLSRFKKEREVLMDRADGIVEDRERVESVDVVESEYNKIWERIDEIDDAVLKRETTTLSFGVRELMSIERECVELVKSFNREMKKKSSESIPESPITKLPRDEIKQELLNAQRKHLEQVILPDVLELEEVDPLFDRDSLDFSLRIKRRLEESKKLQKDLQDRIRGRMKKFGEEKLFVQKTPEGEVVKGFPEAEVKWMFGEKEVVVPKAIQLHLRHGWKKWQDEAKADLKQRLLEDVDFGKQYIAQRQEQVLLDRDRVVSKTWYNEDKDRWEMDHMAVPYAVSRKLIDSARIRHDYGVMYVALKGDDKEYYVDLKEYEMQFEKFGGFDALYLKMLASGIPTTVHLMWIPMSELSIHQQFLLFTRVVSRAFNGLRKTPLVSQAKDILLERIRNINDDFMMAVGFPVLEFIIPYQLRLRLGMAWPEEIEQSVGTTWYLQWQSEAEMNFRSRNTEDFKWFAWFLIRTFVYGYVVYHVFRFLKRKIPRVLGYGPFRRDPNVRKFWRVKSYFTFRKRRIKQKRKAGVDPIKTAFDRMKRVKNPPIPLKNFASIESMREEINEVVAFLQNPKAFQEMGARAPRGVLIVGERGTGKTSLALAIAAEARVPVVNVEAQELEAGLWVGQSAANVRELFQTARDMAPVIIFVEDFDLFAGVRGKFIHTKQQDHESFINQLLVELDGFEKQDGVVLMATTRNHKQIDEALRRPGRMDRIFHLQSPTETEREMILHTAAEETMDRDLIDLVDWRKVSEKTSILRPIELKLVPMALESSAFRSKFLDADELLSYVSWFATFSRIVPSWLRKTKVANKMGKMLVNHLGLNLTKEDLENVVDLMEPYGQISNGIELLNPPVDWTRETKFPHAVWAAGRALIALLIPNFDVVDNLWLEPSSWEGIGCTKITKVTSGGSASGNTESRSYLEKKLVFCFGSHIASQMLLPLGEENFLSSSEITQAQEIATRMVLQYGWGPDDSPAVYYATNAVSALSMGNHHEYEMASKVEKIYDLAYEKAKGMLLKNRRVLEKITEELLEFEILTRKDLERLVHENGGVREKEPFFLSGTNYNEPLSRSFLDAGDSSETVLLGTQT, from the exons ATGGATTTCATTTCCGCTACTTCTTCGCCCGTTTTCACACAGTTGTCTCCGCTCTCTCTCAGCCCAGGTCTAGTATCGTTAAATCTCAAGTATCGGGTCAAACACCGGGTATTCGGGTCTAGAGAATCCAATAAATCTAGGAAAATCGCGCCCGTTAGAGGCTGTTACGGTCTTCCCGGCGTACATGGGAGTTTCGCGAGTTCGAACCACTCTAAAGACGGAAGCAAAGTTGTTTCATCGTCTACGAGAGAGAGCGTGATACAGTTCGTATCCAAGCCTTTAGTTTACGCCTTGTTCTGTATTGCAATCGGTTTTGCACCGGTTCAGTCTTTTCAAGCTCCGGCTTTAGCTGTGCCTTTCCTCAGTGATGTGATaaggaagagaaagaaagagacttTGATTGAGAAAGAGGTTGTTTTGAAATCGATTGATCATGAGTTCTCCGGTTATACTCGGAGGCTGTTGGAGACGGTTTCGGTTCTGCTCAAGAGTGTTGAGAAGGTGAGAAAGGGAGACGGAGATGTTGCTGAGGTGGGGAAGGCTTTGGATGCGGTGAAGGCGGAGAAGGAGAAGCTTGAGAATGAGATAATGAGTGGGTTGTATAGTGATTTGAGTCGGTTTAAGAAAGAGAGGGAAGTGTTGATGGATCGAGCAGATGGGATTGTGGAAGATAGGGAGAGGGTGGAGAGTGTGGATGTAGTGGAGAGCGAGTACAACAAGATATGGGAGAGAATAGATGAGATTGATGATGCAGTTTTAAAGAGAGAGACAACGACTTTGAGTTTTGGGGTTAGGGAGCTTATGTCCATTGAAAGAGAGTGTGTGGAGTTGGTTAAGAGCTTTAACAgagaaatgaagaaaaaaagttcTGAGAG TATTCCTGAGAGCCCCATTACGAAACTCCCAAGAGATGAGATTAAGCAGGAGCTACTGAACGCTCAAAGAAAGCATTTGGAACAAGTGATACTGCCTGATGTTTTGGAACTAGAGGAGGTTGATCCCTTGTTCGATCGTGATTCATTGGATTTTTCTCTACGCATCAAAAGACGCCTTGAGGAATCGAAAAAGCTGCAGAAAGATCTTCAGGATCGTATCAGAGGACGTATGAAAAAGTTTGGTGAAGAAAAGCTTTTTGTTCAAAAAACTCCAGAAGGTGAAGTTGTCAAGGGTTTTCCTGAAGCTGAGGTGAAGTGGATGTTTGGAGAGAAGGAGGTGGTTGTTCCAAAAGCTATCCAGCTCCATCTACGCCATGGTTGGAAAAAGTGGCAGGACGAAGCAAAGGCAGATTTGAAACAGAGACTTTTAGAAGATGTTGATTTTGGTAAACAATATATTGCGCAGAGACAG GAACAAGTTCTCCTGGATCGAGATAGAGTTGTTTCAAAGACTTGGTATAATGAAGACAAAGATAGGTGGGAGATGGACCATATGGCTGTTCCATATGCAGTTTCAAGGAAGCTGATTGACAGTGCCAGGATTAGGCATGATTATGGTGTAATGTATGTTGCACTGAAAGGAGATGACAAGGAGTACTACGTTGACCTCAAG GAATATGAGATGCAATTTGAGAAATTTGGAGGGTTTGATGCTCTGTACCTCAAAATGCTTGCTTCTGGAATTCCAACTACTGTTCATCTGATGTGGATACCCATGTCAGAGCTAAGTATCCATCAACAGTTTCTGTTGTTTACAAGGGTGGTTTCTCGAGCCTTTAACGGATTGAGGAAGACTCCTCTTGTATCACAGGCAAAGGACATTTTATTAGAgagaataagaaatataaacgaTGACTTTATGATGGCGGTCGGTTTTCCAGTTCTTGAATTTATCATTCCTTACCAG CTAAGGCTGCGTCTTGGAATGGCTTGGCCGGAAGAAATAGAGCAGTCTGTTGGCACGACATGGTACTTACAATGGCAGTCTGAGGCAGAAATGAACTTCAGGTCCCGCAATACAGAAGATTTTAAGTGGTTCGCCTGGTTTCTAATTCGAACTTTTGTGTACGGGTATGTTGTGTATCATGTTTTCCGCTTTCtgaaaagaaagattccgaGAGTTCTTGGCTATGGACCATTCCGTCGAGATCCAAATGTGCGGAAATTTTGGAGAGTG aaATCATATTTTACTTTTAGAAAAAGGAGAATCAAGCAAAAGAGAAAGGCTGGAGTCGACCCTATAAAAACTGCATTCGACAGAATGAAGAGAGTGAAAAATCCACCAATCCCGTTAAAAAACTTTGCTAGCATTGAGTCTATGAGAGAAGAAATCAACGAGGTTGTGGCGTTTTTACAGAATCCGAAGGCATTTCAGGAGATGGGTGCCCGTGCACCACGG GGAGTTCTTATTGTTGGTGAAAGAGGAACGGGAAAAACGTCGCTGGCGCTGGCTATAGCAGCCGAAGCAAGAGTGCCTGTTGTTAATGTTGAAGCTCAGGAGTTGGAAGCTGGACTATGGGTTGGCCAAAGTGCAGCGAATGTCAGGGAACTCTTTCAAACTGCAAGAGACATG GCACCTGTTATCATATTTGTGGAGGATTTTGACCTCTTTGCTGGTGTTCGCGGGAAGTTCATACATACAAAACAGCAAGATCATGAATCTTTCATCAATCAGCTTCTTGTTGAACTTGATGG TTTCGAGAAGCAGGATGGAGTAGTTTTGATGGCTACTACCCGAAATCATAAGCAGATTGATGAAGCGTTAAGAAGGCCAGGTCGTATGGATAGAATATTTCATCTTCAAAGTCCAACTGAAACGGAAAGGGAGATGATTTTACACACTGCTGCAGAAGAAACCATGGACAGAGATCTCATTGATCTGGTGGATTGGCGTAAG GTTTCTGAGAAGACATCTATATTACGACCGATAGAACTGAAACTTGTTCCAATGGCTCTTGAAAGTAGTGCCTTCAGGAGCAAGTTTCTGGATGCAGATGAACTTCTGAGTTACGTTAGCTGGTTTGCG ACGTTTAGCCGTATAGTGCCCTCATGGTTGCGGAAGACTAAAGTTGCCAATAAAATGGGCAAGATGCTTGTTAATCATCTTGGACTCAACTTAAccaaagaagatttggagaatgtGGTTGATCTGATGGAACCTTATGGACAAATAAGCAATGGAATAGAACTTTTGAATCCTCCTGTTGATTGGACGAGGGAGACAAAGTTCCCACATGCTGTCTGGGCTGCTGGTCGTGCTCTGATCGCACTTCTAATACCAAACTTCGATGTCGTAGACAATCTGTGGCTTGAGCCTAGTTCATGGGAAGGAATTGGGTGCACAAAGATCACCAAGGTCACAAGTGGTGGCTCTGCAAGTGGGAATACCGAATCAAGATCATATCTTGAAAAGAAGCTCGTTTTCTGCTTTGGATCTCACATTGCATCCCAAATGCTTCTTCCTCTTGGAGAAGAAAATTTTCTTTCGTCCTCAGAGATAACACAAGCGCAAGAG ATTGCAACACGGATGGTACTTCAGTATGGCTGGGGACCCGATGACAGTCCTGCTGTCTACTATGCCACTAACGCG GTATCAGCTTTGAGTATGGGAAACCATCACGAATACGAAATGGCTAGTAAAGTTGAAAAG ATTTATGACTTAGCGTACGAAAAGGCAAAGGGAATGCTCCTCAAAAATCGACGTGTCCTTGAGAAAATCACTGAGGAGCTGCTCGAATTTGAGATATTGACCCGAAAG GATCTAGAAAGACTTGTTCATGAGAATGGTGGGGTTCGGGAGAAGGAACCTTTCTTTCTCTCTGGAACCAATTACAACGAG CCATTGTCAAGGAGTTTTCTTGATGCCGGAGATTCTTCAGAAACCGTGCTTCTTGGTACACAAACCTAG